The Glycine soja cultivar W05 chromosome 3, ASM419377v2, whole genome shotgun sequence genome window below encodes:
- the LOC114407696 gene encoding probable aldo-keto reductase 1: MADIPRVKLGSQGLEVSKLGFGCMGLSGVYNDPVPEEVGISLIKHAFTKGVTFFDSADFYGARANEVLVGKALRDFPRDQFQIATKFGIVKMENGNVIVNGSPEYVRSCCEGSLQRLGVSYIDLYYQHRVDTTVPIEDTMGELKRLVQEGKIRYIGLSEASPDTIRRAHAVHPITAVQLEWSLWTREIEQDIVPLCRELGIGIVPYSPLGRGFFGGKAVVESIPANSFLAFQPRLRGENFDKNKILYSRIEKLAEKYGCTSSQLALAWILHQGDDVVPIPGTTKIKNLDSNIGSCEVKLSKDDLKEITDAVPISEVAGDRTTDAFVRCSWKFANTPPKA; this comes from the exons ATGGCAGATATTCCTCGGGTGAAGCTTGGAAGCCAAGGCCTGgag GTTTCCAAGTTAGGATTTGGTTGTATGGGCCTAAGTGGAGTGTACAACGATCCTGTTCCCGAAGAGGTTGGCATCTCTTTGATCAAACACGCATTCACCAAAGGGGTCACTTTCTTTGATTCTGCAGATTTTTATGGAGCACGTGCCAATGAAGTTTTGGTCGGAAAG GCTCTCAGGGACTTTCCTCGAGATCAATTTCAGATTGCCACAAAGTTTGGGATTGTCAAAATGGAAAATGGTAATGTGATAGTGAACGGTTCCCCTGAATATGTTCGGTCCTGTTGCGAGGGTAGCCTCCAACGCCTTGGTGTCAGCTACATTGATCTCTATTATCAGCACCGTGTTGACACAACTGTACCCATTGAAGACACC ATGGGAGAGCTTAAAAGGCTGGTCCAAGAGGGAAAAATAAGGTACATAGGATTGTCGGAAGCTAGCCCTGACACAATTAGGAGGGCACATGCTGTTCATCCCATTACTGCTGTGCAACTGGAGTGGTCCCTTTGGACTCGTGAAATTGAGCAAGATATTGTTCCACTTTGCAG GGAACTTGGAATTGGAATAGTACCATACAGCCCCCTTGGCCGTGGATTTTTTGGTGGCAAGGCTGTCGTAGAAAGTATACCTGCAAACAGTTTTCTG GCATTTCAACCAAGGTTACGAGGGGAGAACTTTGACAAGAACAAAATCTTATATTCTAGGATAGAAAAATTGGCAGAGAAGTATGGATGTACATCTTCGCAACTTGCTCTTGCATGGATTCTTCATCAAGGAGACGATGTGGTACCCATCCCTG GAACAACTAAGATAAAAAATCTTGATAGTAATATCGGTTCATGTGAAGTGAAACTCAGCAAAGATGATTTAAAGGAGATTACAGATGCTGTACCAATATCTGAGGTGGCAGGGGATCGGACCACTGATGCATTTGTTAGATGTTCATGGAAGTTTGCTAATACTCCACCAAAAGCATAA
- the LOC114407695 gene encoding protein ECERIFERUM 2-like — protein MSNSRVVVNSKLTVVSSRPVSASGKGKAHALSALDSAMGSHTVHVIYYYKNEEKWFESFDLLDPLRESLSEVLTLYPTVTGRLGKRGVDGGWEVKCNDAGVRVIKASVDATLDQWLKSASGSEENLLVAWDHMPDDPTTWSPFRIQVNRFEGGGVAIGISCSHMVADLTFLASFFKSWTEVHRHLAITHPPFVAPLPNHADDDAESLPRHAKTHSPRNMATATFKFSSSIINRCLSKVHGTCPNATPFDFLAALFWNRIARVKPPKNHHQTHCLCICTDFRNLIKASLPIGYFGNALHFSMLSQKVEDMQLGGIVSAVHSHLKGLSEEEIWSTNNEGNYYCMYGTELTCVCMEHLVFEEENESLLYAAMFGNNEKPIQVSCRVGNVDYGEGLITVMPSEEGGLSRTVMVMLPEEELAELSKDEAILELEPAMLLAGSVVSGGPLT, from the exons ATGTCCAACTCGAGGGTAGTTGTGAACTCAAAACTAACGGTTGTGTCGAGCAGACCCGTTAGTGCTTCGGGTAAGGGTAAGGCTCATGCGCTATCCGCGCTTGACAGTGCCATGGGTTCACACACAGTGCATGTTATATACTACTACAAGAACGAGGAGAAGTGGTTTGAGTCGTTTGATTTGTTGGACCCTTTGAGGGAATCGTTGTCTGAGGTTCTGACTCTCTACCCTACTGTGACGGGTCGGTTGGGAAAAAGAGGAGTGGATGGTGGGTGGGAAGTGAAGTGTAATGATGCGGGCGTTAGGGTCATAAAAGCCAGCGTGGATGCTACACTTGATCAATGGCTCAAATCTGCCTCTGGCTCCGAAGAGAACCTTCTGGTTGCTTGGGATCATATGCCTGATGATCCTACCACATGGTCTCCCTTTCGAATTCAG GTAAACAGATTCGAAGGAGGAGGTGTTGCAATAGGAATAAGTTGTAGTCACATGGTGGCAGATCTAACTTTCTTAGCATCATTTTTCAAATCATGGACGGAAGTTCACCGCCACTTGGCCATTACCCACCCTCCCTTCGTCGCTCCACTTCCAAATCACGCCGATGATGATGCAGAGTCTCTCCCTCGCCATGCAAAAACACACTCTCCGAGAAACATGGCTACAGCCACCTTCAAGTTTTCAAGTTCAATCATCAACCGATGCCTCTCCAAAGTCCATGGCACGTGCCCCAACGCCACCCCATTTGACTTCCTCGCCGCTCTGTTTTGGAATCGCATCGCTCGGGTCAAACCTCCAAAAAATCACCACCAAACACACTGTCTTTGCATTTGCACCGACTTTAGGAATCTCATAAAAGCGTCCCTCCCTATTGGGTACTTCGGAAATGCCTTGCACTTTTCAATGCTCTCGCAGAAAGTGGAAGACATGCAATTAGGAGGCATAGTCAGTGCAGTGCATAGCCACCTGAAAGGGCTTTCAGAGGAAGAAATATGGTCTACGAATAATGAAGGGAATTATTATTGCATGTATGGGACTGAGTTAACTTGTGTTTGCATGGAGCACTTGGTGTTTGAGGAAGAAAATGAGTCGTTGCTATATGCTGCAATGTTTGGGAATAACGAGAAGCCAATTCAAGTTTCATGTCGCGTGGGGAATGTGGATTATGGTGAAGGTTTGATCACGGTGATGCCTTCTGAAGAAGGAGGACTTTCGAGAACAGTGATGGTGATGCTTCCTGAGGAAGAACTCGCTGAACTAAGCAAAGATGAAGCAATATTGGAGTTGGAGCCAGCGATGCTTCTTGCTGGTTCTGTGGTCAGTGGTGGACCATTGACTTaa